TTTCGAGGCTTCGTCGAAGCAACTCCAACATCATTGTCATTGAAGACCTCCTGAAGTTGGTAAAAGGGGTGCACatctttttttagattgaacCTTACTCAATTTGGAGGTTTGTAGCTCCACATTCACTCATTTGAAGGTGTCCACTCGATCAacctataatttaaaaattgagtaATGATTGATTAGGGACAAGATGTTGGAGACTAATATGGAAGAATTGGGATGTAAATGTCTAATTTCATGGAAATAGGGTTGTAAAAAGGATGTTCCTCTTCTATTAGTAAAAATCGCATGTCATTTCAAGATCTAGAACTCCATAACGAGCTCTTATAAAGTGCCAACCCAATCATTATGAACTGTCaagaaagaagatgaatagAGGTTGAAGGACGTGTCATTTGGGTTAAACACTAGAGTTTagtgtcatttttattttggtcattggtttctgatttgttcaatttgacccccaattgaccattaaacttttaattttcttcaatttggcccctgatttcaCCAATTTCTACCCTTGAAATTATACACCATTTACATGCTGGTCCTTAATcctgaatttcttcaatcaaacccCTAATtggctataaaattttaatattttcacaattaagcccttgatttggccaattaagtttttcaaagtctaatTTCAGCccccaaacttcaatttcttctaattaacatccaaattgactctaaaaattgatttttcttgcaattaagtccttaataaaattaattaagccttcAAAATTCTTATTAAGTCTTCTTATTGAGTCCTTACTTAttgaattttgtatttatttaccccaaatataaatattttcgcCGAATTGGTCTTAAAGAGTAATGATTCCCCATACAATGCAAATTATCTTGGGTAAGATATGCTAGGGGTACTAATATCTTTCATAACCACAATCAGTCTTTTACCTTAGAATTTCATATAAGACCAGTCCACCTAGGTTTCCTTATGACCTTAAACCAAACAACTAGATGGTGATTCCTCAACCTTAACGTCCCGCCACGCCATGCACGAACATGTGACACCaatgacataatattttttgacaACACAATAACCTATTAGAacgaaaagtaaaattaattatcaagctcaattttcaatttacacaacatgaaaggataaaataaaaaaaatagttagatGAACGgggtataaaaaaattctaaaggaaaacaaatggatagaaattattattacaacCCACAGTAAACTTGTCCACGCTTTATCGcaagtcagatcaaaagttaatctctaatgtaaaaaaataaaaaaccctttaatgttttaataaatcTCAATTGAAACTAAACACTTGTTGGATTAGGCTCTTGCTTGATCTGATTCTTAAACTAAACCGAGTTAGAGTTGATTTCATATGAACAGATTGACTAAATGAGTTAAAAACCAATCCAATCAACCCCAAAAAAACCtcatttgactttaaaaaaattaaaggcgaTGGTGttctaacattgttttttaaatattgagacaatgatGTCTTAGATCGACCCATATTAACCCGCCAAGATATGATCTAATTAGgtttaacaactttatttttttaattaattttattatttaatcatataataATAGTCATTTACAAGAAAGTGAttgaattattaagaaaaatagtaTGAAGGGTTGTATAAAAGAGCACttgctaatataataacaataaaaaaagactatGATCTCAGGGTAAATTGGATtgcattcaattaaaaattctcaaataaacttttaattagtctattttttattggtttaaattaaaatttcaaggaaaaaaaaagctaaataaaaagacaaaatagtTAGGCTTATGAGCCTAGCACGTAAAAAAAGTTAGGCCTATGTGCAAGGCttacaaacttatttttttatttaaatatagacAATTCATAGTCtgtattttcaaatttcaactaTCAatgaaatgatttgaaaatcatGTGgtgagtttttcaatttatttttgtttaaaaatatctataaaaaacattcttaaaatcttaataaatcaatttctcAACCCTAAACACCTCTaaattcattcaaaaatataaaatcaatcttgaaaaaaaatcttcatcagTCATGATATAGTTTTTCAGTTAATATGAAGGGTAAAAAGATACCTTAATAGAGTTTTTTTCGTTGAATAGGAGctattaatactaaaaatatgtttttttgttttttggaataTGGGCAATCATTGGTTTTCTCTTTCCTATCTCAAAAGCAATGActtaaacacaaataaaacgaAGTTTTTGATCAAAATGTATAATTTTCGaactaaaaagattaaaaaataaataaaaaagaaattacaaggAATGTTTTGCTAAAAAGGTGTTGGACGAACAATGCTTAGACCAAAGAAGGGTTACGTTTTTACCCATTTTCAATCTTGGTCCAgtcatctttgatttttttatataattaaatttaatttaatttttcaatcttgGCAGGCATTGGTAGACATTtgcatatgtatatatatatatatatatatatatatatatatatatatatatatatatatatatatgttaatcaGGCTAAAAAAAGAACCTGTAAAGAACAGCCACCTCCAAAACCTGGTCGAAAGTGCTGGAAAGAAgtacctctctctctcccctaaTGTCcactccctccctctctcccctCCTGTCCTAACTATGTAACACTCAATTCTTTGTTTTCACCCTTTCCAAATGGCTCTATCTCTCCCTCCTACGAAGCCAAAACAACACTACGTTATCATAGAATCCCCACATACtccaaaacttaaattattatagCCCAAAAAATCCAATGTACGTGGTCGTAATTTGCCTCTCTTTTTCCTTAACTCCATACATAGTATTTATATTCTCCTTCTCCTCTATTTTACAAAGCACTGATAAATgtcaagaaaagaaaggagacaGGGAAAGAgagaccaaaaaaattaaaaattaaattttcgttcttctcttttttctttttgtagcaAACCTCCTCTTAAGTTCATAATATAGAAACCACAAGAACATTCCCCCTCCCCACATTTGATTTCTCTCTCCAGAAATATGGGAGATTACACCAATCTCCACCGTGATCGAGAACAGGAACACGACCGAGACCGAGAccgagaagaagaagaagaagaagaagaagaagaagctctcTCTCTTTGTGACTTCCCGCTACAAGGCAGGAACAAAGAAAGCCCAGATATAGCTGCCCACAATAGTGCAAGACCATCATCGGAGCCTGCCGAATTCTTCGAGTTCTTTAGCGACGTAAGCTCAGAGATGAGTTCAGCTGAAGACATTATCTTTCATGGTAAGCTCGTTCCCTTCATAGAGCCCTACTTTACTCCCCAAAATCAAACTAAAGAAGACCAACAACGCATTTCTTTTCGTCGCCGATGCGATTCTTTATCCGAGTTGCAAAGTTCTGTAAGTCGTTCGAATAGTACCAAGAATAATATTGCACTCATGAGAAACAGTCGGTCTCTGGATTATCGCAAACTTGAAAGGTTTCCTAGCTCTAAGAAATTTTCACCGGAATTGGATATTGAAAGAAGTTCGTCATTAAAGAGTATCCATGCAAGAGGTGAAGTTAAGAGGACGACCTCAAAGCCCCGATGGTATCTGCTGATGTTCGGGGTGGTTAAGCCTCCTACAGAGATGGACCTTAGCGATATAAAAAGCCGGCAAGTTCGCCGTAATTCTTCGATGACCATGTTCCCGCCTGTTGATACCAACGGCAAGAAGGCGCCGGTTAGCCAGAGTTCTATTAGCAAGGGCTCTTGTAGGTTGCTTAGAGTATTAAGCTGCAAGGACCCTGCTAGTGTTGCTGTAGCGACGTCGTTCCTGACGCCCCAGGTATGAGCAGATGGAAAGAAATGGAATTGGATCTGGCACTTGCCATGCAGGTGATGTCCGTCCAAATCAACATTTTCGGGACAATATTGGGTCTACAAGTTTGCTGTGCGAAAAAAGAGTGGGTGATTTTGGTGAGGGTAAAATGGTGATTGGATTAAATTTGAGGATTGATTTGGTTGGTGCCTTGGTAGCGAGGGTAATGTAATTGTGACTCAACGTAGAAGCAAGGGACATGATTTTGGTGATAAGAGTAGAGTGATGGAACATGCATGGTTGATAATATTTATGGCCCCCTTAGTAACTGAGCATTCAAgatttgagggtttttttttattttttattttttattttttttttaatttttaatttttaggttaGGTGGTGTAGAGTGAAGTGAAAGATGATCACGAGAGTCCTGCGAGtggcataataaaaaatatcgatATTATCTGTGATTTATACCTAATGTTACTGTCACTTTTGGGATTTTGTCTCTTTATTTATAGCTAGATGTTGAAAGTAGGTGGAAGATCGAtattatatattcaataaataatatttttttgtttttctttattacaCACCGATGCTTCCTGGGCTCATCATTTACTTGTCATCTAAAAAGAGTTTCAGCATTTTAAGAAGCTGACAAAGTAGAAAATGCAGTGCAATTAAACCAAGTTGAGGATCGGATGATGCATTGCTGGATCATCGTCTATGTTGTGCCAGCCACAACTCTCGTGATCTCTGCAATGTCATTTATACAAGTTGACAACCATAATTGTATATGTATTGATGAGAGAGGCCAACTGCCGGAATAATTGATCATACTTACTAAATTGGTGGTTAATAATGGACTACGAGGATAACTACTATGTTTGTCCTAGTAAATAGTTTGGAGGCTTTATCATCTCAAAATCAGTGTTCCCAACCCTTGCATCATAGATTTACAGGCGGAATTTTTTATCAGTATTTATACTCTCAATCCGTCAGCACAAATTTTACCGACAGACTTACGAATGAAAATACTACATCGATAAAACTCTTGTCGGTGATTTATGCTCTATCGGTAAGTCCATCGATAACAATTTTACCAATGGATTTAGTGATAATAAAAGCGCCTAAAAAAATTTACTCGCTTCATTCTATCAATATTTTCATTggtaaatataacatatcaccgaCATAAAAGTTGCATGTGTATGTAATTCCATTGGTAATCCTCTCAGTGAATTTGACATATAACCTTCAAACATACCGTCTGTAATTTCATTAGTGAGTAAATAGTGGTAATGACattttcagtaatttttttccaactatcTAGAATATACTAACAGATAAAATCCATCAGTAATCTCatcagtaataatttaaaaatattttttaaaaaagaatctaTTAAACAGAAGtagaaaataattgaattaatataaaaataaaatatttattataaatttaaatatttatcagttcaaataaaattaatttagaatagaGGCGTAGGAGAAGGAGGAGGCAAGTCTTCACTGAAACCATGGGGCAAATAAATGGGAGCATATGTACCACCTATCTATGATCTTGTCTCCATCACTAATCAACAGAGTTCGGTCATCTCGACACTGAGTCGTTCATAATCAGCAGCAAGACAAGTTATTTGAGCTTGAACTCATTGGTCTAAAATCATCTTGAACTCCAGAGTTTGAGTGCTCGAAATCGATTGTGAGCATCCAATGGTTGAAACATCACGAGTCGTCAGCAAGTCATCGGTCGTAGTGTTAGGGAGACCATACATCCGATTTCTATCGGGTCCACTAGATGAACATCCCTCTAACCACAAATCCAGATCCAGATCCAGATCCAGATCCAaatgggtcgaaggatcgtccTTGTATCTATCTTTCAACCAGGTGTTATATGGATCCTGGAAAACAAAGtcagaaaattcaaaaaaataataacttaagaaaaaatggttgaaaaccaacataccacaaagtgttcAGCTTGATTATTCATGAGCTGCTGCATTTTTATTTGGTGATCATTACCCCACATGTGCATTTCCACATAAAACTCCATCGGGCTTAAGTCGCGTATAAGAACCGTAGCCtgcaaaagaaaattattgttagttaaatatattaaataaaaaattgatgtaaTTAATAAAGAATCTTATCATCCGCTTCACATGTGAAACGAACGGAACAGGGTTGTTAGTGTGCATGGTAACATAACCTTAAACACAATGGTTTCGGTTCTCCACACCGGAGTGTGATCGTCACACGAAACGTTTAGACATCATATGCTGAATATATTCTGCCCACACAGCCTCCAAGATGTGCGAAGTTCTAAAATCCTCCAAAACCATCATGTTCTTCTAGCTTAGAAACTCTCTTTTCTTTCGCATatcttttggcttttttttttgtgtctcgTACCAAAAATCTCGCAAACTTTATAGTAAAAATGAATTACCtgttagtaaatgaaaaataaaattgaataaggattaaaaaaattatcttaatttcaaCCTTACCTAGTTGCAATGTGATTCTCCCAAACCCACCTTGCAATTGCGTTATTAGCTTTATCTCATTCAAAATTTTCCTTGCGgttaaaatttgtaaaataaaattttcattaatattaataaactaaccaaattaacataataaaaaaatatttgagtcaATATTAACCTTTAACCTTCTAAACCATGCATCAATCATAGGTTTTCATTCAAAATGTTTGGAAACCTAACTCcattaaagtaaattttaaaaaataataacttaaaaaaaatggttgaaaaccaGCATACCATAAAGTGTTGAGCTTGACTATTCACGAGTTGCTACACCTTTTTTTAACAGTTATCACTCCATATTTACGTTTCCATAAAAAGCCTTATCGGGCTTAACTCACATCCAAGAACCGCAActtgcaagaaaaaattattgttagttaaatatattaaataaaaaaaattgatgtgatTAATAAAGAATCTTatcatccgctttgcatgtgaAACGAACGAAACAGAGCTATGAGTGTGCGTAGTAACAGAACCATGAACACACTGGTTCTGATTCTCTACACCGGAGTGTGATCGTCGCATGGAAAATTTAGACATCATGTGCTGAATATATTTCGCCCACACAGCCTCCACATTCTTCTAGCCTAGAAGCTCATTTTTTTCGCATATCTTTTGGCTTTCTTTTGTGCCtcgtaccaaaaatcacgcaacctatatggtacaaatgaattatcttttagtaaatgaaaaataaaattgaataaagtattaaaaaattttatcttgattttaaccTTACCTAGTTGCAGCGTGATTCTCCCAAACCCACCTTGTAATTGCGTTGTCAACTCTATCCCATTTAAAATTTTCCTTgcgattaaaatttataaaataaaattttcattaatattaatatactagctgaattaacataataaaaaatatttaagttaatactaacCTTAAATTTTCTAAACCATGCATCAATCATAGATTTTTATTCAGGATGTTTAGAAACATGACTTCATTGAAATACTaaaattttcattgatgatttcatcaCTAATGTTATGGTTCTGgtagcctcaatgtttgtaaacctgaaatttcatttgttaattgaaattagtttttcaaaaattattaacttattGATGTAAAGGAAagacaaacttacattgaaagatcGTTTTTCCACTAAGCCTAATACTTCTAGGTAAATGGATCCTACTATGAAGGGACCCCCTTCAATGTGGTGGATGCTTGTGTCTTAAGTGTTTGTTCTTGGTCGACACCTAACGACTCATGGTTGTCTGAATCGTTGCTAGTAGAACTAGCAATGATCATGTCCATACGATGTGTTATTGACTTTCTCATAGGCATCTACaccaattaaaagattaaagtaCTGTAAATCattcctatttaaaaaaaaatcagcaacacCTCCTCTATACAGGAGACTGCCCAAAAATTTTAAACCTCTAAAtacataacaatttaaatttgattgccACAAACCAGTTGATTTTACTTCAATCTATGTCAATCTAATCATTtcaattatgttaatttaaccaaattttcaattaactttGCTACGGCCATTTCCAAAATAAtcataagagataaatataaacACGTTAAAGTATTCACAGTATCAATATTTCGCATTAAAAAACTATTCATATATCCTAACTATTATCttagctattttttatttatttatgatggctactattttttatttttttatttttaaatcatttttatttttcatgaaataaaaaacgtTTTGTTATCACTAACAAATCAATTAGCTAACCATAATGATTATGTGAGTcttgtaaataaaattataatctaataatatttaatgaaagataagaacataaaaattaaaaagcaaattaaaaaaattccaataacATTCATACAATCattaaagaacataaaaaattaaaacattttaaaaagtcccaacaacatttatacaattatttagaatagaaatttaaaaaaaataatgcaaaaaaacattaaaaaaaaggaaaatgaaaaatgttattttattgtcGTTGTGAGTTCTCATGATCttgagaagagaaaacaaaattcaaagattatgttaaataataagagaagaagagaaggagaagagaggagaagacaTACATGCTCATGGAGAAcaagagaagagaaacaaagaTGAAGATttaggaggagaagagaagaagctGCAGAGGAAGAGATATGTGCCTATCAGTTCTGATTTCAGGGATTCTAGTCTTTTAATTTAGGAGATTTTTACAGACAAAATTCCTAACGgccatttaaatattaatatttttaatttttcttttggtatttCCATCTGTAAagtctaattaaaaattttaatttaatagaagATTTTTCCAAACCGTTAGTGATTCCATATGAGAAAATACTGACAGACATTAACTGTTAGTGATCCCACTTGTACTGAACAATAATAAATAGTGAAAATGAGAAGTGAATAGTTTCTTAACTCTTGAGAAAATACTAACAAACATTAATCATCGGTGATCTCGTATGCATTGAACACAATGAATAGTGtcagagaaaaagaaacaatttcaATGCTCTATAGAATATACCGATGGACTTAATGCATTGGTGTATATGTTGGTATTTTACAAATTATTGGTATTTTCATTAgtgtaaaacaatttttattgcgctgccgatttccccgacgaacctgcagctacacaaagtaattaggatttctgttttggattcttgaaggatagtttaaatgttttaaaattataaaatttaaaaaaaactatacttgaagaatccaaaacagaaatcataatttctttttttaaatttcatttaaattttattgttttgcatTCCTTATATATCCATCCTGCAAATACTTCAAGTTACAACAGCACAGTAACAATAGTTTTgtgtataataataaaatcacataaaataaatgcttcattgttatttaataataaattattgtcattacattaaagttaatttcatccaaaaatattacattatattttATGGCATTACACATTCATATTGTGCAAATTAAtcagaattgtttttttcttcaatgttttCATCTCCATCACAATCATCTACGTTGATTTCattgttatcatcatcttcattgactTGTGTATGTTCATTGGCtctcaaaacattatttaactccccaacgtcaacatcaacaaaaatattctcaatgacatgaaaatttgaatattCTTCTAAATCATTAGGcagagcaactcgatatggattAACTAATTCATCAAGTTGAAAGACATTATCTCCCATGGTTAATTCATCGTTGCCATCTTGAACAACCAAGACATGACCCCTCAGTTTGGTTTTCActacggataaccaatcaactcttgaataattctttctaaaggaaggagtGTATGCGTAATAAATTTGATGACATTGCTTCGCAAAAGCAAAGACATCATCAGCATTGAGGAGTTAACTCTTAAACAATCATTTCTAAAGGAAGaagtgtatgtgtaataaatttgttggcattgcttggcGAAAGTAAAGACATCGTCA
The Populus nigra chromosome 3, ddPopNigr1.1, whole genome shotgun sequence genome window above contains:
- the LOC133689043 gene encoding uncharacterized protein LOC133689043 — translated: MGDYTNLHRDREQEHDRDRDREEEEEEEEEEALSLCDFPLQGRNKESPDIAAHNSARPSSEPAEFFEFFSDVSSEMSSAEDIIFHGKLVPFIEPYFTPQNQTKEDQQRISFRRRCDSLSELQSSVSRSNSTKNNIALMRNSRSLDYRKLERFPSSKKFSPELDIERSSSLKSIHARGEVKRTTSKPRWYLLMFGVVKPPTEMDLSDIKSRQVRRNSSMTMFPPVDTNGKKAPVSQSSISKGSCRLLRVLSCKDPASVAVATSFLTPQV